A window of Ruminococcus champanellensis 18P13 = JCM 17042 contains these coding sequences:
- the rimO gene encoding 30S ribosomal protein S12 methylthiotransferase RimO: MSIKVGMVSLGCAKNLVDSERMLHLIRQRGYELVTEPGDADVVVVNTCGFIQSAKEEAIDTILELCQLKAEGSIRKIIMTGCLAERYRQEAADEFPEVDAVIGIGDQGQIIDVIDHVLANERMVHFCSKLDVPMSGRRVLSTLPFFAYLKIAEGCNNCCTYCAIPMIRGGFRSVPMEDVLEEARWLTEHGVTELTVIAQDTTRYGEDLYGESRLPELLEQLCRIQGIRWIRVLYCYPERITDKLLEVMAREEKLVKYLDIPIQHCNGDILRRMNRQGDAGTLAALLNKIRQMIPDITLRTTLITGFPGETEAQFTELAEFIQAQRFDRLGCFAYSQEEGTRAAEFPDQVPEDVRQHRADILMEQQQLIVEEKNNARLGQVCTAVIEGYDRWAECWFGRTAADAPDIDGKVFIRSETPLHIGDYVTVRLDEVLDYDFVGEVVTDESAQ, encoded by the coding sequence ATGTCCATTAAAGTGGGAATGGTATCCCTTGGCTGTGCCAAGAATCTGGTGGATTCGGAGCGTATGCTCCATCTGATCCGGCAGCGGGGCTATGAACTGGTCACCGAGCCGGGGGATGCGGACGTGGTGGTGGTAAACACCTGCGGCTTTATCCAGTCCGCCAAGGAGGAAGCAATCGACACGATCCTGGAGCTGTGCCAGCTAAAGGCGGAGGGCTCCATCCGGAAGATCATTATGACCGGATGTCTGGCAGAGCGCTACCGGCAGGAGGCAGCGGACGAATTCCCGGAGGTGGACGCTGTAATAGGCATCGGGGATCAGGGGCAGATCATTGACGTGATCGACCATGTGCTTGCCAACGAGCGGATGGTGCATTTCTGCTCCAAGCTGGATGTGCCCATGTCCGGCAGACGGGTGCTGTCCACCCTGCCCTTCTTTGCGTATCTGAAAATCGCAGAGGGCTGCAACAACTGCTGTACCTACTGCGCCATCCCCATGATCCGGGGCGGCTTCCGCTCCGTGCCCATGGAGGATGTGCTGGAGGAGGCCAGGTGGCTGACGGAGCATGGGGTCACGGAGCTGACCGTCATTGCCCAGGATACCACCCGGTACGGGGAGGATCTGTACGGGGAAAGCCGCCTGCCGGAGCTGCTGGAGCAGCTATGCCGGATCCAGGGCATCCGCTGGATCCGGGTGCTGTACTGCTATCCGGAGCGGATCACTGATAAGCTGCTGGAGGTCATGGCACGGGAGGAAAAGCTGGTCAAGTATCTGGATATCCCCATCCAGCACTGCAACGGGGACATTCTCCGGCGCATGAACCGGCAGGGGGATGCAGGCACCCTGGCAGCCCTGCTGAACAAGATCCGGCAGATGATCCCGGATATCACCCTGCGAACCACGCTGATTACCGGCTTCCCCGGAGAAACGGAAGCCCAGTTCACGGAGCTTGCAGAATTTATCCAGGCGCAGCGGTTCGATCGGCTGGGCTGCTTTGCCTACTCCCAGGAGGAGGGCACCAGGGCGGCGGAATTTCCGGATCAGGTGCCGGAGGATGTGCGGCAGCACCGGGCGGACATTCTCATGGAGCAGCAGCAGCTGATCGTGGAGGAAAAGAACAACGCCAGACTGGGGCAGGTATGCACCGCCGTCATCGAGGGCTACGACCGGTGGGCGGAATGCTGGTTCGGACGCACGGCGGCGGATGCGCCGGACATTGACGGCAAGGTCTTTATCCGCAGCGAGACCCCGCTGCATATCGGGGACTACGTTACCGTCCGGCTGGACGAGGTGCTGGATTACGATTTTGTGGGAGAGGTGGTCACGGATGAATCTGCCCAATAA
- the prmC gene encoding peptide chain release factor N(5)-glutamine methyltransferase, whose translation MVSRREARLALRQQLRKGGLESPDFESACLLEHVLGASCRLMTRQQLEEPLTGEQAAALHALTRRRLAGEPLQYLLGEWEFYGLPFRVGPGVLIPRQDTETLVECALRAAEGMSAPKILDLCAGSGCIGIALAHCLPHGRVTAVEQSADALRYLQENAALNRTPLHIVKGDVLDPALAESIRGVDVIVSNPPYLTEADLAALQKEVQFEPRAALDGGQDGLLFYRELPALWQESLNPGGRLLFEIGMGQEAAVSSFLTHAGYENIESFPDLAGISRVVSGMRPAGARR comes from the coding sequence GTGGTAAGCCGCCGGGAAGCCCGGTTGGCACTCCGGCAGCAGCTCCGGAAGGGGGGGCTGGAAAGCCCGGACTTTGAGTCGGCGTGCCTGCTGGAGCATGTGCTGGGGGCATCCTGTCGGCTCATGACCCGGCAGCAGTTGGAGGAGCCTTTGACCGGGGAACAGGCTGCCGCTTTGCATGCTCTGACCCGGCGGCGGCTGGCAGGCGAGCCCTTGCAGTATCTGCTGGGGGAGTGGGAATTTTACGGGCTGCCCTTCCGGGTGGGTCCCGGCGTGCTGATCCCCCGGCAGGACACGGAGACCCTGGTGGAATGTGCGCTCCGGGCGGCAGAGGGCATGTCCGCCCCGAAGATCCTGGATCTTTGCGCCGGCAGCGGCTGCATCGGCATTGCCCTTGCCCACTGTCTGCCCCATGGCCGGGTCACAGCGGTGGAGCAGTCGGCGGATGCCCTCCGGTACCTGCAGGAGAATGCGGCGCTGAATCGTACGCCCCTGCATATCGTGAAGGGGGACGTGCTGGATCCGGCACTGGCAGAAAGCATCCGGGGAGTGGACGTGATCGTCAGCAATCCCCCCTATCTGACAGAGGCGGATCTTGCCGCCCTGCAAAAAGAGGTACAGTTTGAACCCAGAGCCGCCCTGGACGGGGGGCAGGACGGACTGCTGTTTTACCGGGAGCTCCCGGCACTGTGGCAGGAGAGCCTGAACCCGGGTGGCAGGCTGCTGTTTGAAATCGGCATGGGGCAGGAGGCGGCAGTCAGCAGCTTTCTGACCCATGCAGGGTATGAAAATATTGAGAGTTTCCCCGATCTTGCAGGGATCAGCCGTGTGGTAAGCGGCATGCGTCCTGCCGGGGCACGGAGGTAA
- the pgsA gene encoding CDP-diacylglycerol--glycerol-3-phosphate 3-phosphatidyltransferase, translating to MNLPNKLTLMRVLLIPVFLVFFLIPGIPCHYLLAMIVFIAASITDALDGHLARKHNLVTNFGKFLDPLADKVLVMTALACFVDNQMIGVIPFLIIMMREFMVSGLRLVAANSGTVIAAGFWGKLKTAFTMVTIIAILVYLSFSGDFNSFSLACADTIDRVCGWILTGLVWISAGLTVISGWIYLRGYWKFIDPEA from the coding sequence ATGAATCTGCCCAATAAGCTGACCCTGATGCGGGTACTGCTGATTCCGGTATTCCTGGTGTTTTTCCTGATCCCCGGCATCCCCTGTCACTACCTGCTGGCAATGATCGTGTTCATTGCCGCCTCCATCACGGACGCTCTGGACGGGCATCTTGCCCGGAAGCACAATCTGGTCACCAATTTCGGCAAATTCCTGGATCCCCTGGCGGACAAGGTGCTGGTGATGACCGCCCTGGCATGCTTCGTGGACAATCAGATGATCGGGGTGATCCCCTTTCTCATTATCATGATGCGGGAGTTTATGGTATCCGGGCTGCGGCTGGTTGCCGCCAACAGCGGCACGGTGATCGCCGCCGGCTTCTGGGGCAAGCTGAAAACCGCCTTCACCATGGTGACCATCATCGCCATTCTGGTGTATCTGAGCTTTTCCGGAGACTTCAACAGCTTCTCCCTTGCCTGTGCGGACACCATTGACCGGGTGTGCGGCTGGATCCTCACCGGTCTGGTATGGATCAGCGCCGGTCTGACGGTGATCTCCGGATGGATCTACCTGCGGGGCTACTGGAAGTTCATCGACCCGGAGGCGTAA
- a CDS encoding DUF1385 domain-containing protein: MAEETKAQKALHKSKIGGQALIEGVMMKGPLKGAMACRLPDGTIDVEIWEEKNGKNPPWYRRVPLVRGCVNFVLSMKDGYRCLMKSAEKQVEDDDEEEELNRFEQWLTDHLGEKFMKALMVVSALISTVFAFLLFLYLPKWVVGLIDPLTGNHIVRSIAEGIVKIAVFVGYMAVTSCMKDIRRTYEYHGAEHKTIACYEAHLPLTVEHVKKMTRFHPRCGTSFIFIVLIVGIFAACFIPARFVVWQRVLCSLGMLPLVVGISYEFIRLAGRYTNPFTRILSAPGLQLQRITTREPDDKQIEVAIAAITPCIPQDLADDQW; the protein is encoded by the coding sequence ATGGCAGAGGAAACAAAGGCGCAGAAGGCGCTGCACAAAAGCAAGATCGGCGGACAGGCGCTGATCGAAGGCGTGATGATGAAGGGCCCCCTGAAGGGAGCCATGGCGTGCCGCCTGCCGGACGGCACCATTGACGTAGAAATCTGGGAGGAGAAAAACGGAAAGAATCCCCCCTGGTACCGGCGTGTGCCCCTGGTGCGGGGCTGCGTCAACTTTGTGCTGTCCATGAAGGACGGATACCGGTGTCTGATGAAATCCGCCGAAAAGCAGGTGGAGGACGATGACGAGGAGGAGGAGCTGAACCGGTTTGAGCAATGGCTGACGGATCACCTGGGAGAGAAATTCATGAAGGCTCTGATGGTGGTCAGCGCATTGATCAGCACGGTGTTCGCCTTCCTGCTGTTTCTGTACCTGCCCAAGTGGGTGGTGGGTCTGATCGATCCTCTGACCGGCAACCACATTGTCCGGAGCATTGCGGAGGGCATTGTGAAAATTGCGGTATTTGTAGGATATATGGCGGTGACCTCCTGCATGAAGGACATCCGGCGTACATACGAATACCACGGAGCGGAGCATAAGACCATTGCCTGCTATGAGGCGCATCTGCCTCTGACAGTGGAGCATGTGAAAAAAATGACCCGGTTCCACCCCCGCTGCGGCACCAGCTTTATCTTTATCGTGCTGATCGTGGGGATCTTTGCGGCATGCTTCATTCCCGCCCGGTTCGTGGTGTGGCAGCGTGTGCTGTGCAGCCTGGGGATGCTGCCCCTGGTGGTGGGTATTTCCTATGAGTTCATCCGGCTTGCCGGCAGATACACCAATCCCTTTACCAGGATCCTGTCCGCACCGGGGCTGCAATTGCAGCGGATCACCACCCGGGAGCCGGATGACAAACAGATTGAAGTTGCCATCGCCGCCATCACCCCCTGCATCCCCCAGGATCTGGCGGACGATCAGTGGTAA
- the recA gene encoding recombinase RecA, which translates to MAKAELKKKSVAAPVKLTTAEEKKKALASAIAHIEKMYGAGAVMKLGQTKALNVDAIPTGSMTLDLALGIGGVPRGRIVELYGPESSGKTTVALHIIAEAQKLGGEVAFIDVEHALDPVYAEKLGVNINNLLVSQPDSGEQALEIAEALVRSGAIDVIVLDSVAAMTTKAEIDGDMGDNHVGQLARLMSQAMRKLTSVIAKSNCVAIFINQIREKIGVMYGNPETTPGGRALKFYASVRMEVRKAEAIKNGSQIIGNRTRVKIVKNKVAPPFKECEFDIMFGQGISRVGEVLDLAVDLDIVKKGGSWFSYKDQKLGQGRDKVKEILANDPELMKEIEAQILEQKDKLLLVSKKSKKSADLKKAADEALADTEDIVEDAPEEAPADAAESYGADISPLVNAEDDFEEFTPAE; encoded by the coding sequence ATGGCAAAGGCAGAACTGAAAAAGAAGTCCGTGGCGGCGCCTGTGAAGCTCACCACCGCCGAGGAAAAGAAAAAGGCACTGGCAAGCGCCATCGCCCACATCGAGAAAATGTACGGCGCCGGGGCGGTCATGAAGCTGGGGCAGACCAAGGCGCTGAATGTGGACGCCATCCCCACCGGCTCCATGACCCTGGATCTGGCACTGGGCATCGGGGGAGTCCCCCGGGGCAGAATCGTGGAGCTGTACGGGCCGGAAAGCTCCGGTAAGACCACGGTGGCGCTGCACATCATTGCAGAGGCGCAGAAGCTGGGGGGCGAGGTAGCCTTCATCGACGTGGAGCACGCCCTGGATCCGGTGTATGCGGAAAAGCTGGGGGTCAACATCAACAACCTGCTGGTATCCCAGCCGGACAGCGGCGAGCAGGCACTGGAGATCGCAGAGGCACTGGTACGCTCCGGTGCCATTGACGTGATCGTACTGGACTCGGTGGCTGCCATGACCACCAAGGCGGAGATCGACGGGGATATGGGAGACAACCATGTGGGACAGCTTGCCCGGCTCATGTCCCAGGCCATGCGGAAGCTCACCTCCGTCATTGCAAAATCCAACTGCGTCGCCATTTTCATCAACCAGATCCGGGAGAAGATCGGCGTTATGTACGGCAATCCGGAAACCACCCCCGGCGGACGGGCACTGAAGTTCTACGCCTCCGTGCGGATGGAGGTGCGCAAGGCGGAAGCTATCAAGAACGGCTCCCAGATCATCGGCAACCGAACCCGGGTGAAGATCGTCAAGAACAAGGTGGCGCCCCCCTTCAAGGAATGCGAGTTCGACATTATGTTCGGACAGGGCATCTCCCGGGTGGGAGAGGTGCTGGATCTGGCGGTGGATCTGGATATCGTGAAGAAGGGCGGTTCCTGGTTCTCTTATAAGGATCAGAAGCTGGGACAGGGCCGTGACAAAGTGAAGGAGATCCTCGCCAATGATCCGGAGCTGATGAAGGAGATCGAGGCACAGATCCTGGAACAGAAGGATAAGCTGCTGCTGGTATCCAAAAAGTCCAAGAAGTCTGCTGACCTGAAAAAGGCGGCGGATGAGGCGCTGGCGGATACGGAGGATATTGTGGAGGATGCACCGGAGGAAGCGCCGGCAGATGCGGCAGAATCCTACGGGGCGGACATCAGTCCCCTGGTGAACGCAGAGGATGACTTTGAAGAATTCACGCCGGCTGAATAA
- the epsC gene encoding serine O-acetyltransferase EpsC: MFKRLREDIALIKERDPAARSAFEIILTYSGLHAVHSYRRAHWFYQHKCFTIARIISQMSRFFTGIEIHPGAKIGKGLFIDHGMGVVIGETTEIGDNCLIYQGVTLGGTGKDKGKRHPTLGNNVIVGSGAKVLGSFYVGDNAKIAAGAVVLEEVPPDCTAVGVPARVVRRNGQRVCPDLDQIHIPDPVAQELCRLTVRIEKLEEMLSVQPDSQEKENEEYVPVQHHES, translated from the coding sequence TTGTTCAAACGACTGCGGGAGGATATTGCGCTGATCAAGGAACGGGATCCGGCGGCACGGAGTGCCTTTGAGATCATCCTGACCTATTCCGGGCTCCATGCGGTACACAGCTACCGCCGTGCCCACTGGTTCTACCAGCACAAGTGCTTTACCATCGCCCGGATCATTTCCCAGATGAGCCGCTTCTTTACCGGCATTGAGATCCATCCGGGGGCGAAGATCGGCAAGGGGCTGTTCATCGACCACGGCATGGGGGTGGTGATCGGGGAGACCACGGAAATCGGGGACAACTGCCTGATCTACCAGGGGGTCACCCTGGGAGGCACCGGCAAGGACAAGGGCAAGCGGCACCCTACCCTGGGCAACAACGTGATCGTTGGCTCCGGGGCAAAGGTGCTGGGCTCCTTTTATGTGGGGGACAACGCCAAGATCGCTGCCGGGGCGGTGGTGCTGGAGGAAGTCCCGCCGGACTGTACCGCCGTGGGCGTGCCTGCACGGGTGGTGCGCCGGAACGGGCAGCGTGTGTGTCCGGATCTTGACCAGATCCACATCCCGGATCCGGTGGCACAGGAGCTTTGCCGGCTCACCGTGCGGATCGAAAAGCTGGAAGAAATGCTGTCGGTACAGCCGGACAGCCAGGAAAAGGAGAATGAGGAATATGTACCTGTACAACACCATGAGTCGTAA
- a CDS encoding regulatory protein RecX encodes MKITDITPYKGSVLQIDLEGADPLFIHRDIAADFHLAPGLELPEGAVEQIHIASQRRRAYERALYLLDVRAYGFAELFEKLEQNYEEDVCYHVLRRLVRLGMINDRRYAASLAEKYVTIKHYGLYRAKQEMRRKGLDDELIDEALADYEEETDAQLAALLERKYAADLQDPTDQKRINRVKAALVRRGYGYDAIRCALEDYFSE; translated from the coding sequence ATGAAAATTACCGATATTACGCCTTATAAGGGCAGCGTGCTGCAAATCGATCTGGAGGGTGCAGACCCCCTGTTCATCCACCGGGACATTGCGGCGGATTTTCACCTGGCGCCGGGGCTGGAGCTGCCGGAGGGGGCGGTGGAACAGATCCATATCGCCTCCCAGCGGCGGCGTGCCTATGAACGTGCCCTGTATCTGCTGGATGTGCGGGCATACGGCTTTGCGGAGCTGTTTGAAAAGCTGGAGCAGAACTATGAGGAGGACGTTTGCTACCATGTCCTCCGGCGGCTGGTCAGGCTGGGGATGATCAACGACCGGCGGTATGCCGCCTCCCTGGCGGAAAAGTATGTAACGATAAAGCACTACGGGCTGTACCGGGCGAAGCAGGAAATGCGCCGGAAGGGGCTGGACGATGAACTGATCGACGAAGCCCTGGCGGATTACGAGGAGGAAACCGATGCCCAACTGGCAGCCCTGCTGGAGCGAAAATATGCCGCAGACCTTCAGGATCCCACGGATCAGAAGCGGATCAACCGGGTGAAGGCGGCACTGGTGCGGCGGGGGTATGGCTATGACGCCATCCGCTGCGCTTTGGAAGACTATTTTTCGGAATAA